The following are from one region of the Fretibacterium sp. OH1220_COT-178 genome:
- a CDS encoding Rossmann-like domain-containing protein: protein MGFFEGVAAAVTKARDSAVTRLVLGWHASCVLAEDGRWGIGFVPDSMKEAHTARPAHTGEIVGAGLARLAGLLVSPFPQEFAAATAACAALFPFTGGGFSLDLAMTCARGDRVAVLGYDRDLLPFMRDWGWRVAVFDDRGRGPDCFPQEDFPRGAEEAEWVWLTPEALRDRWLLSITDTLGRKKGCFLQGPGLPALTELFAPLGVTHLVVPTQSGGAEEAETHIAAGGSPWHCDRLIWRVHPVGRLRTY, encoded by the coding sequence TTGGGCTTTTTCGAGGGGGTGGCGGCCGCGGTGACGAAGGCCCGAGATTCGGCCGTGACGCGCCTGGTCCTGGGGTGGCACGCCAGTTGCGTCCTGGCCGAGGACGGACGGTGGGGCATCGGATTCGTCCCCGACTCCATGAAGGAGGCCCATACCGCCCGTCCGGCCCACACGGGCGAGATCGTCGGGGCCGGGCTGGCGCGTCTGGCAGGGCTCCTCGTCTCCCCGTTCCCTCAGGAGTTCGCCGCGGCGACGGCGGCCTGTGCGGCCCTCTTTCCCTTCACCGGCGGCGGTTTTTCCCTGGACCTCGCCATGACCTGTGCCCGGGGCGACCGCGTCGCCGTCCTGGGTTACGACCGGGACCTGCTCCCCTTCATGCGCGACTGGGGCTGGCGCGTGGCCGTCTTCGACGACCGGGGCAGGGGGCCGGATTGCTTTCCTCAGGAGGATTTTCCACGCGGGGCGGAGGAGGCCGAGTGGGTCTGGCTGACGCCGGAGGCCCTGAGGGACCGCTGGCTGCTCTCCATCACCGACACGCTCGGCCGAAAGAAGGGCTGTTTCCTTCAGGGGCCCGGCCTGCCCGCCCTGACGGAGCTCTTCGCGCCCCTGGGCGTGACGCACCTGGTCGTCCCGACCCAATCGGGAGGGGCGGAGGAGGCCGAGACGCACATCGCGGCCGGGGGCAGCCCCTGGCACTGCGACAGGCTGATCTGGAGGGTCCACCCGGTCGGGCGGCTCCGGACGTATTGA
- a CDS encoding histidine triad nucleotide-binding protein produces the protein MSDCIFCKIANGEIPVEFVYRDDDVFVIRDINPQGPTHFLVIPTQHIASSAEVTDPSVWSKVVGRAVEVARQMALDKDGYRMVVNTGDQGGQTVPHLHLHLLSGRHFGWPPG, from the coding sequence ATGAGTGATTGCATTTTTTGTAAAATTGCGAACGGAGAGATTCCCGTGGAGTTCGTCTACAGGGACGACGACGTCTTCGTGATACGCGACATCAATCCTCAGGGTCCCACGCATTTTCTGGTGATCCCGACGCAGCACATCGCTTCTTCCGCAGAGGTGACGGATCCCTCCGTTTGGAGCAAGGTGGTCGGTCGGGCCGTCGAAGTGGCTCGCCAGATGGCTCTCGACAAGGACGGCTATCGTATGGTCGTCAATACGGGGGATCAGGGCGGTCAGACGGTGCCTCACCTTCACCTTCATCTGCTGTCGGGGCGTCATTTCGGTTGGCCTCCGGGCTAG
- a CDS encoding Fic family protein has product MPDKNRSYLTSHPWIRFGLDLKNAPFTLWLLLGAAESKCKHLAGIPLRPEKQEELNRVSLEKGVHATTAIEGNTLSEDDVAEISKGTHTGIPKSQDYQRQEVQNMLDAYNAVLYAIKGGRGCGVNFEAFQEDNAVILKGQNLKDGVVAGEVRAHAVVVNRYRGAPAEDCEYLVRKLFQWLDEDWGLKEEHPLVEGILKAIMAHLYVAWIHPFGDGNGRGARLLEFRLLMNAGIPLNAAHLLTSYYNKTRSLYYDTLEATSRTAQSKEGDPIAFVLYALQGFVDALDEQIRSILQEQLNVTWENYVHKTVFGGKLTPALRRRRDLLLEISAFKEPVLYNELKRRLSDGLLKLYQDKTPRALMRDLNDLEKRQLIRKVPGYIAAKDRMRAFLPLCNDPR; this is encoded by the coding sequence ATGCCAGATAAAAATCGATCTTACCTGACAAGTCACCCTTGGATTCGTTTTGGGTTGGATCTGAAGAATGCCCCTTTTACGCTTTGGTTGCTCTTGGGGGCTGCCGAGTCCAAGTGCAAGCACTTGGCTGGAATTCCTTTGCGTCCTGAAAAGCAAGAAGAATTGAATCGTGTTTCTCTGGAAAAAGGCGTGCATGCTACCACAGCAATCGAGGGCAATACTCTTTCCGAAGACGATGTGGCAGAAATATCGAAGGGGACGCATACAGGGATTCCGAAGTCGCAAGATTATCAGCGACAAGAAGTGCAGAACATGTTGGATGCCTATAATGCCGTTCTTTATGCCATCAAAGGAGGAAGGGGGTGTGGCGTAAATTTTGAAGCCTTCCAGGAGGACAATGCCGTCATACTGAAAGGACAAAACCTGAAGGATGGTGTTGTCGCTGGGGAGGTGCGTGCACATGCCGTTGTTGTGAATCGTTATCGAGGAGCCCCGGCAGAGGATTGCGAATATCTGGTGAGGAAGCTTTTCCAGTGGCTGGATGAAGATTGGGGGCTGAAAGAGGAACACCCATTGGTAGAGGGAATTTTGAAAGCGATTATGGCCCATCTCTATGTCGCTTGGATTCATCCTTTCGGGGATGGAAATGGACGTGGTGCTCGATTGCTTGAGTTCAGGCTACTCATGAACGCCGGGATTCCTTTGAATGCGGCCCATCTCTTGACGTCTTACTACAACAAGACTCGTTCTCTCTATTATGATACTCTCGAAGCGACGTCGAGAACGGCACAAAGCAAAGAAGGGGATCCAATAGCTTTTGTGCTGTATGCACTTCAGGGGTTTGTTGACGCTTTGGACGAGCAGATAAGGAGCATCCTGCAAGAGCAGCTCAACGTGACGTGGGAGAACTACGTCCATAAAACGGTTTTTGGAGGAAAATTGACGCCGGCCTTGAGACGGCGACGAGATCTTCTCTTGGAAATATCCGCATTCAAGGAACCCGTTTTGTACAATGAGCTCAAACGCAGATTGAGTGACGGATTGCTGAAACTTTATCAGGATAAGACGCCTAGAGCATTGATGCGTGACCTGAATGACCTGGAGAAACGTCAACTCATCCGAAAGGTGCCAGGGTATATTGCCGCTAAAGACCGAATGAGGGCCTTCCTGCCGCTCTGTAACGACCCTCGATAA
- the ortA gene encoding 2-amino-4-oxopentanoate thiolase subunit OrtA, translating into MPGAKKGDWVQICSVVLPAGQRASQVPEDTRACDLLMWVKGFIREDAEMGAEAEVLTVTGRRERGTLCAVNPGYVHSYGSFVPELLRVQMQLRELLAGEERS; encoded by the coding sequence ATGCCTGGAGCGAAGAAAGGCGATTGGGTTCAGATCTGCAGCGTCGTCCTTCCGGCAGGACAGAGGGCATCTCAGGTGCCCGAGGACACGCGCGCGTGCGACCTGCTCATGTGGGTCAAGGGGTTCATCCGGGAGGACGCGGAAATGGGCGCCGAGGCGGAGGTCCTCACCGTGACGGGACGCAGGGAAAGGGGCACCCTCTGTGCCGTCAATCCCGGCTACGTGCACTCCTACGGCAGTTTCGTTCCCGAGCTCCTCCGGGTGCAGATGCAGCTCCGCGAACTGCTGGCCGGGGAGGAACGATCATGA
- the rsmG gene encoding 16S rRNA (guanine(527)-N(7))-methyltransferase RsmG has translation MGEMREDAERGGAADVEALERRWRDPLFRYAELLSGCISARLTGTRGTEELYALHVRDCLASVPLLPPSGAVVDVGSGGGLPGVVWAICRPDLRVVLLDSVAKKCRAVGEIVRSLGLRNVELLCGRSEDAALKRRETFSLAAARAVARAGVAAEYLSPLVAVGGRLLTFKGPRVGEELEEVRGRWRRLGLGEPVIRPYGPEDSSLCFVIWEKVAPCPREYPRRAGTASMKGWWL, from the coding sequence ATGGGAGAGATGCGGGAGGACGCGGAAAGGGGAGGCGCGGCGGACGTCGAGGCCCTGGAGCGGCGGTGGCGAGACCCCCTGTTCCGCTACGCGGAGCTGCTCTCGGGCTGCATCTCGGCCCGGCTGACCGGCACGCGCGGGACGGAGGAGCTCTACGCCCTTCACGTGCGGGATTGCCTCGCGTCCGTTCCCCTGTTGCCTCCGTCGGGTGCGGTGGTCGACGTCGGGAGCGGCGGCGGCCTGCCGGGCGTGGTCTGGGCGATCTGCCGTCCGGACCTGAGGGTCGTCCTCCTGGACAGCGTGGCCAAGAAGTGCCGGGCCGTCGGGGAGATCGTGAGGTCCCTGGGGCTTCGGAACGTGGAGCTGCTCTGCGGGCGCAGCGAGGACGCCGCGCTGAAGCGGCGCGAGACGTTTTCCCTCGCGGCGGCCCGGGCCGTTGCACGGGCGGGGGTTGCGGCGGAGTACCTGTCGCCCCTCGTCGCGGTGGGCGGCCGGCTCCTGACCTTCAAGGGCCCTAGGGTCGGGGAGGAGCTCGAGGAGGTCCGCGGACGATGGCGGCGGCTCGGGCTCGGGGAGCCCGTCATTCGCCCCTACGGGCCGGAGGACAGCAGCCTCTGTTTCGTCATCTGGGAGAAGGTCGCCCCCTGCCCGAGGGAGTATCCGCGCCGTGCGGGGACGGCCTCCATGAAAGGCTGGTGGCTTTGA
- the ortB gene encoding 2-amino-4-oxopentanoate thiolase subunit OrtB, whose translation MTTRDRDLSYEGLNARRNEIMQAALRIDYGAFELEGIGFDYERLMREVGYSMEEMRRIQSETGVGNTPLLELRNLTRLARKYAPPGKGARIFVKDEACNASGSFKARRASIAVHQAKNLGYKGVIAATSGNYGAAVASQAAMRRLNCIVVQECYDSRKVGQPEILEKQRVCEAYGAEVVQLTVGPELFTTFLRLLEETGYFNASLYTPFGIAGVETLGYELVEQCRALTGRDPDAVVCTTAGGGNLTGTARGVLKAGAKSRIVGACIDLSGLHMASDRDFNRKSFTTGHTGFSIPFATWPDRSDCPRNAARTLRYMDDLVTVRQGETFYITEALSSIEGYERGPAGNTSLTAAFALAREMDRDQVVVVQETEYTGAGKHPSAQLTFARENGIAILFGDPEDERPGTNIVLPRDPGLIRTRHHDMDALRRSYIKNCVRNYAMERASEQDVAYMADEVKSGRDFVIGELARNGCRAGG comes from the coding sequence ATGACGACGAGGGATCGTGACCTGTCCTACGAGGGGCTCAACGCGCGCAGGAACGAGATCATGCAGGCGGCGCTCCGGATCGATTACGGCGCCTTCGAGCTCGAGGGCATCGGTTTCGATTACGAACGGCTGATGCGCGAGGTCGGCTACTCCATGGAGGAGATGCGCCGCATCCAGTCCGAGACCGGGGTCGGCAACACGCCGCTTCTGGAGCTCCGGAACCTCACCCGGCTCGCCCGAAAATATGCGCCCCCCGGCAAGGGCGCGCGCATCTTCGTGAAGGACGAGGCCTGCAACGCCTCCGGGAGCTTCAAGGCCCGGCGGGCGTCGATCGCCGTCCATCAAGCGAAGAACCTGGGGTACAAGGGCGTCATTGCGGCGACCAGCGGCAACTACGGCGCGGCGGTGGCCTCCCAGGCCGCCATGCGCAGGCTCAACTGCATCGTCGTCCAGGAATGCTACGACAGCCGAAAGGTCGGCCAGCCGGAGATCCTGGAGAAGCAGCGCGTCTGCGAGGCCTACGGGGCCGAGGTCGTGCAGCTCACGGTGGGACCGGAGCTCTTCACGACCTTCCTGCGCCTCCTGGAGGAGACCGGGTACTTCAACGCCTCGCTCTACACCCCCTTCGGCATCGCGGGGGTCGAGACCCTGGGCTACGAGCTGGTCGAGCAGTGCCGCGCCCTGACCGGTCGGGACCCCGACGCGGTGGTCTGCACCACGGCGGGGGGCGGCAACCTCACGGGCACGGCGCGGGGGGTCCTCAAGGCGGGGGCAAAGAGCCGCATCGTCGGGGCCTGCATCGACCTCAGCGGCCTGCACATGGCCTCCGACAGGGACTTCAACAGAAAGTCCTTCACGACGGGGCACACGGGCTTCAGCATCCCCTTCGCCACCTGGCCGGACCGCTCGGACTGCCCCAGAAACGCGGCCCGGACCCTGCGCTATATGGACGACCTCGTGACCGTCCGGCAGGGCGAGACCTTCTACATCACGGAGGCCCTTTCGTCAATCGAGGGATATGAAAGGGGCCCCGCCGGCAACACGTCGCTGACCGCCGCGTTCGCGCTGGCCCGGGAGATGGACCGGGACCAGGTCGTCGTGGTCCAGGAGACGGAGTACACGGGAGCCGGAAAACACCCCTCGGCCCAGCTCACCTTCGCCCGGGAGAACGGCATCGCCATCCTCTTCGGCGACCCGGAGGACGAGCGGCCCGGGACGAACATCGTCCTGCCCCGCGACCCCGGACTGATCCGGACGCGGCACCACGACATGGACGCCCTGAGACGCTCCTACATCAAGAACTGCGTCAGGAACTACGCGATGGAGCGGGCATCGGAGCAGGACGTCGCCTACATGGCGGACGAGGTCAAGAGCGGACGGGATTTCGTGATCGGAGAACTGGCACGGAACGGGTGCCGGGCCGGGGGATAG
- the rpsU gene encoding 30S ribosomal protein S21 has protein sequence MTTVTRKDGESLEDALRRFKREVAKVGTLREARKREHYEKPSDAKKLKRAEAARKRRSSRGRG, from the coding sequence ATGACGACGGTCACCCGTAAGGACGGAGAAAGCTTGGAGGATGCTCTGCGGCGTTTCAAGCGCGAGGTCGCCAAGGTGGGCACGTTGCGCGAGGCGCGGAAGAGGGAGCACTACGAGAAACCCAGCGACGCCAAAAAACTGAAGAGAGCTGAGGCGGCTCGTAAGCGCAGGAGCAGTCGAGGCAGAGGCTAG
- a CDS encoding ParA family protein translates to MPTIVVSNQKGGVGKTTTCINLAAELGRRNYSVLAVDMDPQANCTSGLGVNASGLNKSLYNVLLGDIPIREAILTTAWKGVSLLPSSLDLAGAEIELASAISRESKLKRQLERLEGFDVVLVDCPPSLGILTLNALTACDRLLVPIQCEYYALEGVGQLVRTVDLVRDTLNPSLAVSGILLTLYDSRTRLANEVVEEVRRQFGAVVFDTVVPRNVKLSEAPSYGAPIAYYEENSTGAQAYESLAREVIRRWLSEKP, encoded by the coding sequence ATGCCGACGATCGTCGTGTCCAATCAGAAGGGTGGGGTGGGGAAGACCACCACCTGCATCAATTTGGCGGCCGAGCTGGGCAGGCGCAACTACTCGGTCCTGGCCGTGGACATGGATCCTCAGGCCAACTGCACCAGCGGGCTGGGGGTCAACGCCTCGGGCCTGAACAAGAGCCTCTACAACGTTCTCCTGGGCGATATCCCCATACGCGAGGCGATCCTGACCACGGCGTGGAAGGGCGTCTCCCTGCTTCCGTCGTCGCTGGACCTGGCGGGCGCGGAGATCGAGCTGGCGAGCGCCATCAGCCGGGAGTCCAAGCTCAAGCGCCAGTTGGAACGGCTCGAGGGGTTCGACGTCGTGCTCGTGGACTGTCCTCCCTCGCTGGGGATCCTGACCCTCAACGCCCTGACGGCCTGCGACCGGCTGCTGGTCCCGATCCAGTGCGAGTACTACGCGCTGGAGGGGGTCGGGCAGCTCGTGCGCACGGTGGATCTGGTCCGAGACACGCTGAACCCGTCGCTTGCGGTCTCCGGGATCCTGCTCACCCTCTACGATTCCCGCACGCGGCTGGCCAATGAGGTGGTGGAGGAGGTGCGGCGCCAGTTCGGGGCGGTCGTGTTCGACACCGTGGTGCCGCGGAACGTCAAGCTCTCGGAGGCCCCGAGCTACGGCGCTCCCATCGCCTATTACGAGGAGAACAGCACGGGGGCTCAGGCCTACGAGTCCCTGGCCAGGGAGGTGATCCGGCGGTGGCTGAGCGAAAAGCCCTAG
- a CDS encoding ParB/RepB/Spo0J family partition protein, which yields MAERKALGKGLSALLGVTEGSAPLEKIYSIGVGEIRPDPDQPRREMDREGLDSLAASIRAHGVLQPLLLRAEAGGGYRIVAGERRWRAAALAGLTDVPARVLNASEEALREISLIENVQRKDLTPIEIASALQALIRKNGLTQEDCAAHLGWSRALVANRLRLLNLPDELRGMLADGSLSEGHARALLGLDSEEAMTELARRAAGGGMTVRQLEAAVRDVQSGAVDPELKAVPRGRFRAVRLPRPLRAYKKMGVKIRVGRRDGAARIVLEELRDVDDERLLQALEECLKRLYPDSEEGTE from the coding sequence GTGGCTGAGCGAAAAGCCCTAGGGAAGGGGCTCTCCGCGTTGCTGGGGGTGACGGAGGGGAGCGCCCCCCTGGAGAAGATTTACAGCATCGGGGTTGGCGAGATCCGACCGGACCCGGACCAGCCCAGACGGGAGATGGACAGGGAGGGCCTGGACTCGCTGGCGGCGTCCATCCGGGCGCATGGCGTGTTGCAGCCCCTTCTGCTCCGCGCGGAGGCCGGGGGCGGCTATCGGATCGTCGCGGGGGAGCGCCGATGGCGGGCAGCCGCCCTCGCGGGGCTGACGGATGTTCCCGCGAGGGTCCTGAACGCCTCCGAGGAGGCCCTCAGGGAGATCTCCCTGATCGAGAACGTCCAGAGAAAGGACCTGACCCCCATCGAGATCGCCTCGGCGCTCCAGGCGCTGATCCGCAAGAACGGGCTGACCCAGGAGGACTGCGCCGCCCACCTGGGGTGGAGCCGCGCTCTGGTCGCGAACCGCCTGCGCCTCTTGAACCTGCCCGATGAGCTGAGGGGGATGCTGGCCGACGGAAGCCTGAGCGAGGGGCACGCCCGTGCCCTTCTGGGGCTCGACTCCGAGGAGGCGATGACCGAGCTGGCCCGGCGCGCCGCCGGCGGGGGGATGACCGTGCGCCAGCTCGAGGCCGCGGTCCGGGACGTGCAGTCCGGCGCCGTCGACCCGGAGCTCAAGGCGGTTCCCAGGGGAAGATTTCGCGCGGTTCGGCTCCCCCGGCCCCTCCGGGCCTACAAAAAAATGGGGGTGAAGATCCGCGTCGGCCGCAGGGACGGCGCCGCCCGCATCGTTCTGGAGGAGCTCCGCGACGTCGACGACGAACGGCTGCTTCAGGCCCTCGAGGAGTGCCTGAAACGCCTTTACCCGGATTCCGAGGAGGGGACGGAGTGA